A genomic segment from Armatimonadota bacterium encodes:
- the tuf gene encoding elongation factor Tu (EF-Tu; promotes GTP-dependent binding of aminoacyl-tRNA to the A-site of ribosomes during protein biosynthesis; when the tRNA anticodon matches the mRNA codon, GTP hydrolysis results; the inactive EF-Tu-GDP leaves the ribosome and release of GDP is promoted by elongation factor Ts; many prokaryotes have two copies of the gene encoding EF-Tu) gives MGKQKFERTKPHVNIGTIGHVDHGKTTLTAAMTRVLAEYNGSKALKYDE, from the coding sequence ATGGGCAAGCAGAAGTTTGAGCGAACCAAGCCGCATGTGAACATCGGCACGATCGGCCACGTGGATCATGGCAAGACCACGCTGACGGCCGCCATGACGCGTGTGCTGGCTGAGTATAACGGCAGCAAGGCGCTGAAGTATGATGAG